Proteins encoded together in one Aeromonas encheleia window:
- a CDS encoding response regulator, which produces MNVLICDDSGFARKQLARALPEDWNIKLHQAADGLAGIEQILMGHGDLIFLDLTMPEMDGYGVLETLKREGLRNKVIVVSGDIQPEAHQRVMALGALDFIKKPAAPETLRALLQRHGLWQEASTASREPTAPVHPVLAESAIPFNAELRDVYQELANVAMGQAADLLARLLDAFVLLPIPNVNVLEVSELHMALSAAAESDTLSAVCQGFIGAGIAGEALILFHDASFQDLARLMKHQGVLDHGAELELLMDTANVLIGAFLRGYASQLDTPFSQGHPVVLGQHRPIQDLIRTNQSRWRRTLAIEINYKIRDYEVQCDLLLLFTEDSIATMNNKIMHML; this is translated from the coding sequence ATGAATGTATTGATATGTGATGACTCAGGGTTTGCGCGAAAGCAGCTGGCCCGGGCCCTGCCTGAGGACTGGAACATCAAGCTGCACCAGGCGGCCGACGGCCTGGCAGGGATAGAGCAGATCCTGATGGGGCACGGCGATCTGATCTTCCTGGATCTGACCATGCCGGAGATGGACGGCTACGGAGTGCTGGAGACGCTCAAGCGAGAGGGGCTGCGCAACAAGGTGATCGTGGTCTCCGGCGACATCCAGCCGGAGGCCCATCAACGCGTCATGGCGCTGGGCGCCCTGGACTTCATCAAGAAGCCGGCCGCCCCCGAGACCCTGCGCGCCCTCCTCCAGCGCCACGGCCTGTGGCAGGAGGCGAGCACCGCGAGCCGCGAGCCCACAGCCCCCGTCCACCCGGTGTTGGCCGAGAGCGCCATCCCGTTCAACGCCGAGCTGCGCGATGTCTATCAGGAGCTGGCCAACGTCGCCATGGGTCAGGCCGCCGATCTGCTGGCACGCCTGCTCGACGCCTTCGTGCTGCTGCCCATCCCGAACGTCAATGTGCTGGAGGTCTCCGAGCTGCACATGGCGCTCTCGGCCGCCGCCGAGTCGGATACCCTCTCCGCCGTCTGCCAGGGCTTCATCGGGGCCGGCATCGCCGGGGAGGCCCTCATTCTGTTCCACGACGCCAGCTTCCAGGATCTGGCCCGGCTGATGAAGCACCAGGGCGTGCTGGATCACGGTGCCGAGCTGGAGCTGCTGATGGACACCGCCAACGTGTTGATCGGCGCCTTCCTGCGCGGCTACGCCAGCCAGCTCGATACCCCCTTCAGCCAAGGCCATCCGGTGGTGCTCGGTCAGCACAGGCCGATCCAGGATCTGATCCGCACCAACCAGAGCCGCTGGCGCCGCACCCTGGCCATCGAGATCAACTACAAGATCCGGGACTACGAAGTGCAGTGCGATCTACTGCTGCTGTTTACCGAAGATTCCATCGCCACCATGAACAACAAGATCATGCACATGCTCTAG
- a CDS encoding PAS domain-containing protein — translation MEIREFHWLMNIVQNLDVGLVVLDREYRIQVWNGFMESHSSRLAGEVRDRVLFDLFPDVDRAWLERKANMVFKLNNRAFSTWEQRPYLLRFSNYRPITGSAPHMYQNLTLVPLADFGGQVTHIAIMIYDATDEAMLMLDRRQG, via the coding sequence ATGGAAATCCGTGAATTTCATTGGCTGATGAACATAGTACAGAACCTGGACGTGGGGCTGGTGGTGCTCGACAGGGAGTACAGAATACAGGTGTGGAACGGCTTCATGGAGAGCCACAGCAGCCGGCTCGCCGGCGAGGTGCGCGATCGGGTGCTGTTCGACCTCTTCCCCGACGTGGATCGGGCCTGGCTGGAGCGCAAGGCCAACATGGTGTTCAAGCTCAACAACCGCGCCTTCAGCACCTGGGAGCAGCGCCCCTACCTGCTGCGCTTCTCCAACTACCGCCCCATCACCGGCTCGGCGCCCCACATGTACCAGAACCTGACCCTGGTGCCGCTGGCCGACTTCGGCGGCCAGGTCACTCACATCGCCATCATGATCTACGACGCCACCGACGAGGCCATGCTGATGCTGGACAGACGGCAGGGCTGA
- a CDS encoding Rossmann-fold NAD(P)-binding domain-containing protein, whose translation MGYLILGSGGLGTALARELAKRGEEWQLAGRLPPKGLDPARYFPLQEVDPLSFEALFTLYEPATLPSVVINTIGLLYDLNFMPERRVEEVTPQWLGESLQANAWPHLALGACLSRLMPPDARLWLCSLSDLAGSLGSQEVGGPHSTSRYSYRMSKAALNMGARILAAEWAERFPQAGVITVHPGLMDTPMQQPFLHDLPPDSLQDPNLVAPQLLDLIAGLSLAQSGSFVDLQGRPLPW comes from the coding sequence ATGGGCTATCTGATCCTGGGCAGTGGAGGCTTGGGCACGGCGCTGGCACGGGAGCTGGCCAAGCGTGGCGAGGAGTGGCAGCTGGCGGGCAGGTTGCCGCCAAAGGGGCTGGATCCGGCCCGCTATTTTCCGCTGCAGGAGGTGGATCCGCTCTCCTTCGAGGCGCTGTTCACCCTCTATGAGCCCGCGACGCTGCCGAGCGTGGTGATCAACACCATAGGCCTGCTCTATGATCTCAACTTCATGCCGGAGCGGCGGGTGGAAGAGGTCACACCCCAGTGGCTGGGGGAGAGCCTGCAGGCCAATGCCTGGCCGCACCTTGCCCTCGGCGCCTGCCTGAGCCGGCTGATGCCGCCGGATGCCCGTCTGTGGCTCTGCTCCCTCTCCGATCTGGCGGGCAGCCTGGGCAGCCAGGAGGTGGGCGGTCCACATTCGACCAGCCGCTACAGCTACCGGATGAGCAAGGCCGCACTCAACATGGGCGCCAGGATCCTGGCCGCCGAGTGGGCCGAACGCTTCCCTCAGGCCGGGGTCATCACGGTCCACCCCGGACTCATGGACACCCCCATGCAGCAACCCTTCCTGCACGACCTGCCCCCGGACAGCCTGCAAGATCCCAACCTGGTGGCGCCGCAACTGCTGGATCTCATCGCGGGTCTGTCGCTGGCGCAGTCGGGCTCATTTGTGGACTTGCAGGGGAGGCCGCTGCCCTGGTGA
- a CDS encoding LysR family transcriptional regulator — MKYIEEFYLFVKVVQEGGFSHAAAALGMPTGTVSRRISQLEEQLGCTLLHRSTRKLRLTDEGLRYYERLCTPLAEIEQAAGEIQGQETDISGVIRLAAPIALSNTILIDMLADFGLRYPKVQFDISQTNDHHPLCEQDRDLMFFNGELPQVLPNAQCLGHIEYGLFASPLYLEKMGTPSHPAQLEEHDLIYCWPHQHWQLIGRDEQRVQVKRAARLTVHQTQAAVRAARRHLGIVNAPLHYVHPFLQDEQLVAVLPDWRSDRRPFYMLRCQPQFTPLRVKMFAEFVEKYSAHYRNRQWDEQFSPATPQPHCI, encoded by the coding sequence ATGAAGTACATCGAAGAGTTCTATCTGTTCGTCAAGGTGGTGCAAGAGGGCGGTTTCTCCCACGCCGCTGCTGCGCTGGGCATGCCGACCGGCACCGTCAGTCGACGTATTTCCCAGTTGGAAGAGCAACTCGGCTGCACCTTGCTGCACCGCTCCACCCGCAAGCTGCGCCTCACCGACGAGGGGCTGCGTTATTATGAGCGCCTGTGCACGCCGCTGGCCGAGATAGAACAGGCAGCCGGCGAGATCCAGGGCCAGGAAACCGACATCAGCGGCGTGATCCGCCTCGCGGCCCCCATCGCCCTCTCCAATACCATCCTGATCGACATGCTGGCCGACTTCGGCCTGCGCTACCCCAAGGTGCAGTTCGACATCAGCCAGACCAATGATCACCATCCCCTGTGCGAGCAGGACAGAGACCTGATGTTCTTCAACGGCGAGCTGCCCCAGGTGCTGCCCAACGCCCAGTGCCTCGGCCACATCGAGTATGGGCTGTTCGCCTCCCCCCTCTACCTGGAGAAGATGGGGACCCCGTCCCACCCGGCCCAGCTGGAGGAGCACGATCTCATCTATTGCTGGCCACATCAGCACTGGCAGCTGATCGGGCGGGACGAGCAGAGGGTGCAGGTCAAACGGGCCGCCCGGCTGACCGTCCATCAGACCCAGGCCGCGGTGCGGGCCGCCCGCCGTCACCTTGGCATCGTCAACGCTCCGCTGCACTATGTGCACCCCTTCCTGCAGGACGAGCAGCTGGTGGCCGTCTTGCCGGACTGGCGCTCGGATCGGCGCCCCTTCTATATGCTGCGCTGCCAGCCCCAGTTCACCCCGTTGCGTGTTAAGATGTTCGCCGAATTTGTCGAGAAATACTCCGCCCACTACCGCAATCGCCAATGGGACGAGCAATTTTCACCGGCCACCCCCCAGCCCCATTGCATCTGA
- the ltaE gene encoding low-specificity L-threonine aldolase, whose protein sequence is MRYIDLRSDTVTQPTDAMRQSMLHAEVGDDVYGEDPSINALERRGAELLGKEAALFVPSGTMSNLLAMMSHCQRGEGAVLGNAAHIYRYEAQGSAVLGSVALQPVPMQADGTLALADVRAAIAPDDAHFAQTRLICLENTHNGKVLPLAYLHEMRRFADSQGLRLHLDGARLFNAVVASGQAVHEIAAPFDSVSICLSKGLGAPVGSLLVGAQDLIARARRLRKMLGGGMRQAGSLAQAGLFALEQHVTRLADDHRRARRLAEGLAALPGIELDPDLVQTNMVFLRLSSGESAPLLAFMKERGILFSGYGELRLVTHLQINDDDIEEVIDAFTEYMGR, encoded by the coding sequence ATGCGCTATATCGATTTACGAAGTGATACCGTCACCCAGCCCACGGATGCCATGCGCCAGAGCATGCTGCACGCCGAGGTGGGCGATGATGTCTATGGGGAAGACCCCAGCATCAACGCGCTGGAGCGCCGCGGCGCCGAGCTGCTGGGCAAAGAGGCTGCGCTGTTTGTGCCATCGGGCACCATGTCCAATCTGCTGGCGATGATGAGTCACTGCCAGCGTGGGGAAGGGGCCGTGCTCGGCAATGCCGCTCACATCTATCGCTATGAGGCGCAAGGATCGGCCGTGCTGGGCTCGGTGGCCCTGCAGCCGGTGCCCATGCAGGCCGATGGCACCCTGGCGCTGGCCGATGTGCGCGCCGCCATCGCCCCCGATGACGCTCATTTTGCCCAGACCCGACTCATCTGCCTCGAGAACACCCACAACGGCAAGGTACTGCCGCTGGCTTATCTGCACGAGATGCGCCGCTTCGCCGACAGCCAGGGGCTGCGGCTGCACCTGGACGGCGCCCGGCTGTTCAATGCCGTGGTGGCGAGCGGTCAGGCGGTGCACGAGATTGCGGCCCCCTTCGACAGCGTCTCCATCTGCCTCTCCAAGGGGTTGGGCGCACCGGTGGGATCCCTGCTGGTGGGGGCGCAGGACCTGATCGCGCGGGCCAGACGGCTGCGCAAGATGCTCGGCGGTGGCATGCGCCAGGCGGGGAGCCTGGCCCAGGCCGGGCTGTTCGCCCTGGAGCAGCATGTGACCCGCCTCGCGGACGATCACCGCCGTGCCAGACGGCTGGCCGAGGGGCTGGCGGCCTTGCCCGGCATCGAGCTGGATCCGGACCTGGTGCAGACCAACATGGTGTTCCTGCGGCTGAGCTCTGGTGAGAGCGCCCCCTTGCTCGCCTTCATGAAGGAGCGGGGCATCCTCTTCTCCGGCTACGGCGAACTGCGGCTGGTGACCCATCTGCAGATCAATGACGACGACATCGAAGAGGTGATCGACGCCTTCACCGAGTACATGGGGCGCTAA